TCTGTTTAGGCAGTTCATAGGAAAGGTTAATATTTTTCAACCGCAAAAAGGAGCCATTGCGCAACCAGAAAGTAGATGGGTTGTCTCCTGTATTTCTGTTGGCTCTTGGAAAAGCTGCATTCGTGTTCTCCGGCGTCCAGTGATCATTCCAGAAAGCAAAGTTGGTTTCTTCTGCCCTTGCCTGTACATACCTGGCATCGATCATGACCTGATGCCCGGCCAGGCCCTGGAAAAGCAGATCAAGGCTAAGCCCCTTCCAGGCTGCACCCAAAGCAATCCCATAATTAACAGGAGGCGTACTGTGTTTGCCAATGTACTGCGCGTCGTTGTCGTCGATCTTGCCATCCGGCTTATCATCCACTGCTCCGCGGATATCGCGGTAATTCATCATACCCAGTTCCGGCTTCTGACCAAAAATAGTGTACCCGGCAGGCAGCGCGTCAAGGTCGGCCTGGGTACGAAGTATACCAGTGGCCTCCATTCCCCAGATACGATCGGTGCTATACCCTATAACGGACTTGTATGCACGCTGATTTTCAGGTTGGTCCTGCATAATCACTTTGTTGGTAGCATAGCCCATGTTGGCGGCAATGGTATAGCGGAAATCCTTGCCAATGGTATTGTTATATCCTGCAGAAAGCTCAAATCCTTTTGAGTCGATGATCCCGTAGTTCTCGGCAGGCAGCGTTGCGCCAAAGGTAGAAGGAACGCTTTGCTGGCGCGCCCCCAGGATATCGTAGGTATGCCGGCGAAATACTTCCGCAGAAAAATTGAGTTTACTATCCAGCAGCACGGCGTCTAATCCGCCGTTCCAGGACAGTGATTTTTCCCAGGTAATATCCGGGTTGGGAAGTCCTACCGGCGCAATACCGGCAGTGGTATTGCCAAAAACAGCACCCGTGTAAATATTGTACCGTTGCATCCATTGCCAGCCACCCACGGCATCATTACCTAACATCGCTACTGAGCCTCGCAACTTCAGGTCATTGATAAATTTTACGTTATTCTTAAAGAAAGACTCTTCGGAAATACGCCATGCGGCGGCCAACGAAGGGAAAAAGCCCCAGCGTCTGCCGGGAGCAAATTTTACGGAGCCATCGTACCGGAATGCTCCTTCTACAATATATTTATCTGCATAGTTATAATTTACCCTGCCTACATAGGATAAACGACCATCTTCCCATCCGCTTCCGTTCGCAAACTGACTGGAAAGGCTGCCCGCAAACAGCTGGTCTACCAAAGGCGAAGTAAAGTTGTTACGCTTTGCATTGAACGTGTTGTCATTACCTTCTGCCTGTTCATAAACAAACAGTGCATTAATTTTATGCAGCCCAAACGACCGGTTATAAGTAACATAACCATTCAACTGGTAAGACTCCGGGTTATCATAAGATTCATACAGGAATTCGCCATCATCCCGCACTTTTACGCTTTCCGGCTTATCTGTTACAATATGGTTGTGCTGTCCTGAACGGGCGAATACAGTGAGCTCATATGGCAAACTGAATTGTTTGATAAAGGTATGCCGGGAGTATTTATTGAACATGATCTTTACATCCAGTCCTGGTACAAATGGTATCTTATACTGCAGTGCAGCAATGGCGTTATAATCTGAATATTTCTTTTTATTATAACCGGTTTTCCCTTGTACTATGGCCAACGGCGACCATTCCACAAAAGTGCCGTTCAACTTGCCGTTGATATAGGGAGGCACCATATGTGTTCTGAACAGAAATGCCTTGTACAGGTCTTCCATGTCGTCATTGTCGCCATCCCATCTCCAGTAAGGTTTCTGATCATTCCGGATGTCGGTGCTTACATTCAGCGAAGCGGTCAGGTCTTTCGTGATATCTGCCTCTATATTTGCCCGCAATGTATATTTTTTGAAATCCAGCCTGTTGAAGGATCCGCTGCCATAGTAATAAGCGCCGTTCATGAAATAGCGGACCTTTGATGTACCGCCGCTTACAGACAGCGCATGACGCGTAGTAACAGGATTTTTCCATGCTTCATTGATCCAGTTCCAGTCGTGGGTTTTAAAATAATCCAGTTCATCTGGTGTATAAAACCTGGAATCAGACGAAGGAACATTATCCACACGCAGGGCATCGTTAATAGTGAGCGCCTGGTTGTAGGCATTTTGTGTAGCCGGGATGCGTATGGCCTGATCTACTCCTACAGTACCGGTATAGGAGATAGTTGTTTTTCCTTCCTTGCCTTTTTTCGTAGTTACCAGTATGACGCCATTGGCAGCGCGCGACCCATATACAGATGCAGAAGCGCCGTCTTTGAGCACCGACAGGTTCTCTACTTCACTCGGATCCAATGCATCAAAAGCAAACTTATCACGCACTACGCCATCAATTACGTACAAAGGATCTGTATTATTCCATGTACCTACTGCTCTTATGCTGATAGAAGAAGGTTTGCCCGGTTTTCCTCCTGTTTGGGTAATCGATACGCCTGGCAGCCGCCCGGCGAGCGCGTTGGAGAGATTAGCTACCGGTGCGTCTTTTATTTCTTTCCCCGAAATAGCCGCCACCGCACCGGTGAGCGTGGCTTTCTTTTCTGTACCATATCCTACTACTATCACCTGGTTCAATGCGGAGATCTGCTCCTTCAATATTACGTTGATCTCATTCTGATTATTTACGGTTACTTCCTGCGCCAGATATCCAATGCTGGAGATGAGTATGACGGCATTTTCGGGTACATCAGTCAGGGAGAATTTACCACTGGCGTCGGTCATTGCGCTTTTCTGCGTGCCCCTGACCACCACGGTAGCCCCGATCACAGGCTCTCCATCTTTATTTGTTACGCGTCCTTTCACGCTGATGAAAGCAGCAGCGTTAGTAGCTGTTGCTTTTGACGGGGATGCCTGCCCTGGTTTTACAATGATCACTTTTTCAACAATGTTGTAAGTCAGTGGCTGATCTTTAAAACATTTTTTCAGCACCTCCTCCAGTACCATATTCCGGCATTGAATACTTACTGCCCGGGCATCCCGGATGTGTGCATCTTCATAAAAAAAGAGATAATCTGTTTGCTGCTCTATCTCTTTCAGGACCTTTGTCAATGGTGCGTTCTTTTCAGAAAGCGTTATTGACTGTGAAACTCCTTTTGCGCTCACCTGCAGGAAAAAGATGAGCAATAAAATAGTCAATTTCATTATCCTTTCAATTTGGTTAATGGGCAAAGCCTTCCATTCCTTTCTACCGGATCTGAAAAAATAATGGGAGTTGGTGATGTTGTTTGTTTGTTCATCATAGATAAGTGCAGGGCACACCTTGTCCCTGGCAAAGGCATTGCCATGAGTAAATTTTTTCATAACTTGGTACTGTTGGGTGTTAGTTAATTAGCATTACAAATCATTAATAAAATACCTGACGTACAGCCGGAAGCACGTCACTGCTTACCGGCTTTTGTTTGTATATACCAGTTTGCCGTTTCAGCGAAAAAGCAAATCCGGGAAAAGTTAATGGGGTTGATAAATGGATATAAAAAGGCCACCTCACTGATATAGTGAGCAGATGATGCTGGTATCTCCCTTTTGGCAATATTTTTTTACATGTACTTTTGCGGCTGTCTGTATCTGTGTTATTCTTCCACTATGATCTTTCCTCCATTTGCATCTATGCGGAAGTTTACGCCAACGCTTTTCAGTATTTCCAGTACTTTTGATGCAGTCATATTACGGGGAATTTTACCGGAAAATGACCGCTTTGGAATTTGTCCTTCATATACAACTTCTACATTATACCATCTGGCCAATTGCCGCATAACGGCTTGCAGATCATCGCCCGAAAACCGGAACAGGCCATTTTTCCAGGCTATCACCTGATCTGTATCTACCCTGCTTAACTGCATGCCGGTGTGCTGTTTATCGGATGCCTGCACCTGCTCTCCGGGGTTTAAAGTAACCTGCTGCCCGGAGCTTTTATTGGTTACCGCCACCCGGCCGGATAACAGCGTGGTGCTGATCACCGGTTCATCCTTATATGCATTGATATTAAACTCGGTTCCCAGCACGGCTACTTCCATTCCGCGAACGTTTACCTTAAACGGCCGCTGCATGTTTGGCTTAATTTCAAAGTACACTTCACCGCTCACTTCTACTGCCCGTTCTTTATCAGAGAAGGCTACCGGAAAGCGGATAGCCGATGCAGCATTCAGCCATACCCTGCTGCCATCGGGCAGCACTACCTGGTATTGCCCTCCGGGTGGTGTTGTAACTGTATTATACTGAATGGCGTGCTCTCCGCCGGCGCCGGAGGTATAAGCCAGCTGGCCGTTAGCGGCAATAGAGATACTGGTAGCGCCCTGGCGCAGCTGCTGCCCGATGGCGCTGCTGTCCAGCACCACCGTTTCTCCGCCCGACAGCGTCAGGGTGGCTTTATTTTTTCCCGGGGCCAGGTCCTGCAAGTCTGCCTTTTGATTGATAGCTATGCGGGAAAGATCTTTCCTGCCGGTACCTGTATGACGTACCCAATACGTGCCGCCTGCAGCCAACATCAATAAAACGGCAGCAGCGGCATATCTCCATATTCTAAACTTCCGTGTGATAGCAGGCTTGTCGTTTGCCCAGCTTTTTCCATCGGCCCGGGCCCTTGTCAGCAACTTCTCCCAGGCCTTCTCCTCGCTGATCTCTTTACTGGCAAACTCCTGCAGTTCGTGGCGTAGCTGTTCTGCCGAGGTGATCTCTTCGAAAAATTGCCTGTTCCCGGGTTTTTCGTTTAGCCATTCCCGTAGCTCAGCCTCTTCCGGCGGGGTTAATTC
The genomic region above belongs to Chitinophaga sp. 180180018-3 and contains:
- a CDS encoding FecR domain-containing protein — its product is MEDQQEKWLLISKFIRGELTPPEEAELREWLNEKPGNRQFFEEITSAEQLRHELQEFASKEISEEKAWEKLLTRARADGKSWANDKPAITRKFRIWRYAAAAVLLMLAAGGTYWVRHTGTGRKDLSRIAINQKADLQDLAPGKNKATLTLSGGETVVLDSSAIGQQLRQGATSISIAANGQLAYTSGAGGEHAIQYNTVTTPPGGQYQVVLPDGSRVWLNAASAIRFPVAFSDKERAVEVSGEVYFEIKPNMQRPFKVNVRGMEVAVLGTEFNINAYKDEPVISTTLLSGRVAVTNKSSGQQVTLNPGEQVQASDKQHTGMQLSRVDTDQVIAWKNGLFRFSGDDLQAVMRQLARWYNVEVVYEGQIPKRSFSGKIPRNMTASKVLEILKSVGVNFRIDANGGKIIVEE
- a CDS encoding TonB-dependent receptor produces the protein MKKFTHGNAFARDKVCPALIYDEQTNNITNSHYFFRSGRKEWKALPINQIERIMKLTILLLIFFLQVSAKGVSQSITLSEKNAPLTKVLKEIEQQTDYLFFYEDAHIRDARAVSIQCRNMVLEEVLKKCFKDQPLTYNIVEKVIIVKPGQASPSKATATNAAAFISVKGRVTNKDGEPVIGATVVVRGTQKSAMTDASGKFSLTDVPENAVILISSIGYLAQEVTVNNQNEINVILKEQISALNQVIVVGYGTEKKATLTGAVAAISGKEIKDAPVANLSNALAGRLPGVSITQTGGKPGKPSSISIRAVGTWNNTDPLYVIDGVVRDKFAFDALDPSEVENLSVLKDGASASVYGSRAANGVILVTTKKGKEGKTTISYTGTVGVDQAIRIPATQNAYNQALTINDALRVDNVPSSDSRFYTPDELDYFKTHDWNWINEAWKNPVTTRHALSVSGGTSKVRYFMNGAYYYGSGSFNRLDFKKYTLRANIEADITKDLTASLNVSTDIRNDQKPYWRWDGDNDDMEDLYKAFLFRTHMVPPYINGKLNGTFVEWSPLAIVQGKTGYNKKKYSDYNAIAALQYKIPFVPGLDVKIMFNKYSRHTFIKQFSLPYELTVFARSGQHNHIVTDKPESVKVRDDGEFLYESYDNPESYQLNGYVTYNRSFGLHKINALFVYEQAEGNDNTFNAKRNNFTSPLVDQLFAGSLSSQFANGSGWEDGRLSYVGRVNYNYADKYIVEGAFRYDGSVKFAPGRRWGFFPSLAAAWRISEESFFKNNVKFINDLKLRGSVAMLGNDAVGGWQWMQRYNIYTGAVFGNTTAGIAPVGLPNPDITWEKSLSWNGGLDAVLLDSKLNFSAEVFRRHTYDILGARQQSVPSTFGATLPAENYGIIDSKGFELSAGYNNTIGKDFRYTIAANMGYATNKVIMQDQPENQRAYKSVIGYSTDRIWGMEATGILRTQADLDALPAGYTIFGQKPELGMMNYRDIRGAVDDKPDGKIDDNDAQYIGKHSTPPVNYGIALGAAWKGLSLDLLFQGLAGHQVMIDARYVQARAEETNFAFWNDHWTPENTNAAFPRANRNTGDNPSTFWLRNGSFLRLKNINLSYELPKQIMNRAGISSLRLFFIGTNLFLLEDHVKFRDPEAASMRSYPLMKNYSLGVNITL